In the Sarcophilus harrisii chromosome 3, mSarHar1.11, whole genome shotgun sequence genome, one interval contains:
- the LOC105750245 gene encoding LOW QUALITY PROTEIN: high affinity choline transporter 1-like (The sequence of the model RefSeq protein was modified relative to this genomic sequence to represent the inferred CDS: inserted 2 bases in 1 codon): MTTQRFLKENSSFIRILGKAAAPLTALGATISVIIDININLSVIVSALIAILYTLVGGLYSVAYTGVVQLFCIFLGLWISIPFAMSHHAVADIRFTAVHELFQEPWLGSLKSNEVYTWIDNFLLLMLGGIPWQTYFQRVLSSSSATYAQILSFLAAFGCLLIAFPAILIGAIGASTDWNKTTYGLPHPIEREEANMILPIVLQYLCPVYISFFGLGAVSAAVMSSADSSILSASSMFARNIYQLSFRQNASDREIVWVIRITVFLFGAAATAMALLTKSVYGLWYLSSDLVYIIIFPHLLCVLFIKGTNTYGALIGYVLGLIFRITGGEPYLYLQPLILYPGHYRDEDGIYRQRFPFKTFAMSISFLTNIFVSYLAKYLFESGILPSRLDFLDAGVASHSEENXDKTILVKNENIKLDELAPVKRRQSLTLSSTFTNKEALLDTASSPEGSNTEDNLQ, encoded by the exons atgactactcagagatttctcaaagAGAACAGTAGCTTTATTAGAATCTTGGGAAAAGCAGCCGCTCCACTCACTGCCTTGG gtGCAACCATCAGTGTGATTATTGATATCAATATAAACCTTTCAGTTATTGTTTCTGCCTTGATTGCAATTCTGTATACCCTGGTGGGTGGACTCTACTCAGTTGCCTACACTGGTGTTGTCCAACTCTTCTGCATTTTCTTGGGACTG TGGATCAGCATACCTTTTGCGATGTCACATCATGCTGTTGCAGACATTAGATTTACTGCTGTGCATGAACTTTTCCAGGAACCTTGGTTAGGATCTCTTAAATCAAATGAAGTATACACTTGgattgataattttcttttactg ATGTTGGGAGGGATTCCATGGCAAACCTATTTTCAAAGAGTTCTGTCATCATCTTCAGCAACCTATGCTCAGATTCTATCCTTTTTGGCAGCTTTTGGGTGTCTACTGATTGCCTTCCCTGCAATCCTTATTGGTGCAATTGGAGCATCAACAG ATTGGAATAAGACTACATATGGTCTTCCACACCCCATAGAAAGGGAAGAAGCAAATATGATTTTACCCATTGTGCTGCAGTATCTCTGTCCagtatacatttctttctttggccTGGGTGCAGTATCAGCTGCTGTAATGTCATCTGCAGATTCTTCTATCCTATCAGCAAGTTCAATGTTTGCTCGAAATATCTACCAACTATCATTCAGACAAAAt gcATCTGATAGGGAAATCGTCTGGGTTATAAGAATCACTGTGTTTCTTTTTGGAGCAGCAGCTACTGCAATGGCCCTGTTAACCAAATCTGTTTATGGACTCTGGTATCTCAGTTCTGACCTTGTTTACATAATAATCTTTCCTCACCTCTTGTGTGTGCTCTTTATTAAGGGAACCAATACATATGGTGCCTTGATAGGATATGTGCTTGGTCTCATATTCAGAATAACTGGAGGAGAGCCATATCTTTACCTGCAGCCATTGATCTTATATCCTGGTCATTACCGTGATGAAGATGGCATTTATCGCCAGAGGTTTCCATTTAAAACATTTGCTATGTCCATCTCCTTCTTGACCAATATCTTTGTCTCTTACCTCGCCAAATACCTCTTTGAAAGTGGAATCCTGCCTTCCAGATTAGACTTCCTTGATGCTGGAGTTGCCAGTCACAGTGAAGAGAA TGACAAGACAATTCtggtcaaaaatgaaaatattaaattagatg